In one window of Desulforhabdus amnigena DNA:
- the lysS gene encoding lysine--tRNA ligase, whose protein sequence is MDDLNVVMRERIQKAEEMEKGGVVLYPNGYNVPHHIKDLIEAFKDKTSEELEAEPSSSFTIAGRILSVRSFGKSTFMHLLDAEGKIQIYLQQNHLGKELYAFAKKLDIGDIVRVSGTLFRTKTDELTLAVKELHLLNKNLRPLPEKYHGLKDVETRYRQRYVDLIVNESVRETFRRRAKIVQTIRQFLSDRGFLEVETPMMQAVPGGATAKPFKTYHNALDMDLYLRIAPELYLKRLLVGGFERVFELNRNFRNEGISTQHNPEFTMVEFYQAYATYEDLMALTEELFVTLAETVNGGKLQIEYQGQEIDFTPPWKRYRLLDAVVELGNVPRSALEDPKEIFDVARSMGIEVHRFEGQGKLLTKIFDVAVEPKLIQPTFITHYPVEVSPLSRKSDADPNVTDRFELFMAGREMANAFSELNDPRDQRARFSDQLQARQAGDEEAHYMDDDYIRALEYGMPPAAGEGIGIDRVVMLFTDSASIRDVILFPHLRPEKKI, encoded by the coding sequence ATGGACGATCTCAATGTGGTCATGCGGGAACGGATTCAAAAGGCGGAGGAAATGGAAAAGGGTGGGGTGGTTCTGTACCCCAATGGATACAATGTTCCCCATCACATTAAAGATCTCATCGAGGCTTTCAAAGACAAGACCAGTGAAGAGCTTGAAGCCGAGCCGTCTTCCTCCTTTACCATCGCCGGGCGCATTCTTTCCGTGCGATCTTTTGGAAAATCCACCTTCATGCATCTTCTGGACGCAGAAGGGAAGATTCAGATCTACCTGCAGCAGAATCATTTGGGAAAAGAACTTTATGCCTTCGCCAAAAAGCTCGATATCGGTGACATTGTCCGTGTTTCCGGGACTCTTTTCCGCACCAAGACCGATGAATTGACCCTTGCGGTCAAGGAACTCCATCTTCTTAACAAGAATCTGCGTCCGCTTCCGGAAAAATATCACGGCCTCAAGGACGTCGAGACACGGTACCGCCAGCGTTATGTGGATCTCATCGTCAACGAATCGGTTCGGGAAACTTTCAGAAGACGGGCGAAAATCGTTCAGACCATCCGGCAATTCCTGAGCGACCGAGGATTTCTCGAGGTGGAAACCCCCATGATGCAGGCTGTTCCCGGTGGAGCCACCGCCAAGCCTTTCAAGACTTACCACAATGCTTTGGACATGGATCTTTACCTGCGCATCGCTCCGGAGCTCTATCTCAAGAGGTTGCTCGTAGGGGGATTCGAGCGTGTTTTTGAACTCAATCGGAACTTTCGCAACGAAGGAATTTCCACACAGCACAATCCCGAATTCACCATGGTGGAGTTCTATCAGGCTTATGCAACGTACGAAGACCTGATGGCGCTCACGGAAGAGCTCTTCGTCACACTTGCAGAGACGGTAAATGGCGGTAAACTTCAAATCGAATACCAGGGCCAGGAGATCGACTTCACGCCTCCCTGGAAGCGGTACCGTCTGCTGGATGCCGTTGTGGAGCTGGGGAATGTTCCGCGTTCCGCCCTGGAAGATCCAAAAGAGATCTTCGATGTGGCCAGGTCCATGGGGATCGAGGTGCATCGTTTCGAAGGGCAGGGAAAACTGCTGACCAAAATTTTTGATGTGGCCGTGGAGCCGAAACTCATCCAACCCACCTTCATCACTCACTATCCCGTTGAGGTTTCCCCTCTCTCCCGCAAGAGCGATGCGGACCCGAATGTTACGGACCGTTTTGAACTCTTTATGGCAGGCCGAGAGATGGCGAACGCTTTTTCGGAGTTGAACGATCCCCGCGATCAAAGGGCGCGTTTTTCCGACCAGCTCCAGGCGCGGCAGGCGGGCGATGAAGAAGCCCATTATATGGATGACGACTATATCCGTGCCCTGGAATATGGAATGCCTCCGGCAGCGGGTGAAGGCATCGGCATTGACAGGGTGGTGATGTTGTTCACCGATTCGGCGTCCATCCGTGACGTGATCCTTTTCCCTCACTTGAGGCCAGAAAAGAAGATCTGA
- a CDS encoding lipoprotein-releasing ABC transporter permease subunit, producing the protein MTFELFVSLRYLLAKRRQTFISLITLISIAGVAVGVTALIVVLAVMNGFQEDLRTRILGITSHIVVGSFNGAISDYRNINAEIEQEPGVVAATPFIYTQVMISSGKSVSGAVLRGIDPQTAFRVINIQDNMIRGSLGDLRPPQPSEGAGDASGAAQPGIILGSELANNLGVRQGEWVTVISPSGRLTPMGQVPKSKLFQVVGIIQAGMYEYDSTLAYINMEIAQQFLGTGDSVTGIEVKVKDIYKARQVADALRSRLKQSFWVRDWMQMNQNLFSALKLEKVVMFIILTLIILVAAFNIVSSLIMLVMEKTRDIAIMKAMGATTASIRKIFVLEGFLIGVSGTILGLLGGFGLCTLLKKYQFVELPRDVYFLSTLPVNMEAADVGLIALSAILISLTATLYPSRKAAKLEPSEALRYE; encoded by the coding sequence ATGACGTTTGAACTTTTTGTCAGTCTGCGCTACCTCCTGGCAAAGCGCCGTCAGACTTTTATTTCGCTCATCACGCTCATTTCCATTGCCGGAGTTGCAGTGGGAGTAACGGCCCTTATCGTGGTGCTGGCGGTCATGAACGGTTTTCAAGAAGACCTTCGAACCCGCATTCTTGGAATCACTTCCCACATCGTGGTGGGAAGCTTCAATGGCGCCATATCCGATTATCGCAACATCAATGCTGAAATCGAACAAGAACCCGGGGTGGTTGCAGCCACTCCTTTCATTTATACCCAGGTGATGATCAGTTCCGGTAAGAGTGTTTCGGGAGCTGTTCTTCGGGGTATCGATCCACAGACAGCCTTCAGGGTCATCAATATTCAAGACAATATGATTCGGGGCAGTTTGGGGGATCTGCGGCCGCCGCAGCCTTCGGAAGGCGCCGGAGATGCCTCCGGTGCGGCGCAGCCCGGAATCATTCTGGGAAGCGAGTTGGCCAACAACCTGGGGGTTCGGCAGGGCGAATGGGTCACCGTTATTTCCCCTTCAGGGCGGCTCACCCCCATGGGGCAGGTCCCCAAGAGCAAACTCTTTCAGGTAGTGGGGATCATCCAGGCGGGCATGTACGAATATGACAGCACGCTTGCCTACATCAATATGGAGATCGCTCAGCAGTTCCTGGGGACCGGGGATTCCGTGACGGGCATCGAGGTCAAAGTGAAGGACATTTACAAGGCCCGCCAGGTCGCGGATGCATTGCGGTCCCGTTTGAAGCAATCCTTCTGGGTGCGTGATTGGATGCAGATGAATCAGAACCTTTTTTCTGCGCTCAAACTCGAAAAAGTGGTGATGTTCATCATTCTGACCTTGATCATTCTGGTGGCTGCGTTCAATATCGTGAGTTCCCTCATCATGCTGGTGATGGAAAAGACGCGGGACATTGCCATCATGAAGGCCATGGGGGCCACGACCGCCAGCATTCGAAAGATTTTTGTGCTGGAAGGGTTTCTTATAGGTGTGTCGGGAACGATCCTGGGGCTCCTGGGGGGATTCGGCCTCTGCACCCTGTTGAAAAAGTACCAATTCGTTGAACTGCCGCGAGACGTCTATTTTCTTTCGACTCTCCCCGTGAATATGGAAGCGGCGGACGTGGGATTGATCGCATTGTCTGCGATCCTCATCAGTCTGACGGCAACACTTTATCCCTCGCGCAAGGCTGCGAAACTGGAACCCTCGGAAGCCCTTCGCTATGAATAA
- a CDS encoding OmpH family outer membrane protein, translated as MKKRISGWWILLVLGIFVVSSSTVWAASSPKIGYFELPTVLQQSRWGKQSNEEFKREGDSIKADVDRKVQAFKTAKEEFDKKKDVLDEKTKAKKIKELQALQQEGEKLLMESNAKMSKLSNELTGPLVDKVLEIVRRIGKEEKYDYIFEREKAGIVFADDKENLTRRVIDELDKVAPHK; from the coding sequence ATGAAAAAGAGAATCTCAGGTTGGTGGATCTTATTGGTGCTTGGCATTTTTGTTGTTTCCTCTTCAACCGTTTGGGCTGCGTCGTCCCCCAAGATCGGATATTTTGAGTTGCCGACAGTCTTGCAGCAATCCCGCTGGGGAAAGCAGTCCAATGAAGAATTTAAGAGGGAGGGAGATTCCATCAAAGCGGATGTCGACCGTAAGGTGCAGGCCTTTAAAACCGCCAAGGAAGAGTTCGACAAAAAGAAGGATGTATTGGACGAGAAGACCAAGGCAAAGAAAATCAAGGAGCTTCAGGCTCTTCAGCAGGAAGGCGAGAAGCTCCTGATGGAATCCAACGCGAAGATGAGCAAGCTTTCCAATGAACTGACAGGGCCTCTGGTCGACAAGGTGCTTGAAATCGTTCGGAGGATCGGAAAAGAAGAGAAGTACGATTACATTTTTGAACGTGAAAAAGCCGGAATCGTTTTTGCCGATGACAAGGAAAACTTGACGAGGCGCGTGATCGACGAGTTGGATAAAGTAGCTCCCCACAAATAG
- the bamA gene encoding outer membrane protein assembly factor BamA: MRKLWMILCLIGMSSISWAQDSTPSVALLPFTIHSKQDTVKTQKTIIDLLVRQLNAEGVKTVDPQEVEKIVRPGESVQMEDQARSIGRRLSAGYVVTGSLNEIGNNISLDAKLIDVSGAKKTEPLFAEEKGMENLAAAINQIIQQMAVHLLAKAVIADVKIQGNERIEAEAIKLNIKSKKGELLRSEQVAEDIKAIYKMGYFEKVDVEVTDTSAGKVLTFVLQENPTVQEVRIKGNKKIKEKDILAAIGTRQYTILQKNVVAEDVQKILKLYSQKGYYNADVKTQIEFPKDPRKATVVFDIDEKNKVYIKKISFTGNKSFSGRKLRGIMQTKQKSVLSWVTDRGILQKDIMETDTDRLTVFYHDKGFMDAKVGTPEITRRDDGFYINIPIDEGERYKVTSVKVSGDLIKDEEKIKEDLKSKSGEYFSREKLREDIDFLSKSYMNEGYAYVQVDPEVKRNAEDQTADITYNIKKGELVHIGRIYITGNTKTRDKVIRREMKLAEGDTFNSTKMEESMTNLKKLDYFEDVEITPSRGEQSDIMNLNVKVKEKLTGAISVGGGFSSDDGLFASGEIMQRNLFGRGQSLGFKAYLGQDASRYVASFTEPWLFDRHIIAGIDVYDWLREYNDFTKDAIGFRIRTGYPFGNYSRLNTYYTFEDADVTDVADTASVYIKSQEGRRIKSSITMGVERDTTNHPFLPTKGTINAVSMEFSSQYLGSDSDFIKSEVHSGWYFPIYWKLVGFVRGEFGYIDETDPDNPVPIYERFFLGGINSLRAFDWGDVGPKDEQGEVIGGLTYGVANFEVLFPLIEKLGVRGVVFFDAGNAYNDIDEFDVSNFRTDAGAGIRWNSPFGPLRIEWGYNLDPEPGEDNSKWQFSAGAFF; encoded by the coding sequence ATGCGCAAGTTGTGGATGATTCTATGTCTTATTGGGATGAGTTCCATCTCGTGGGCTCAGGACAGCACCCCAAGCGTTGCATTACTGCCTTTCACGATCCATAGCAAACAAGATACGGTCAAGACACAGAAAACGATCATTGATCTGCTGGTGCGTCAACTCAATGCGGAAGGCGTTAAGACCGTCGATCCTCAGGAAGTGGAAAAAATCGTTCGACCAGGTGAATCCGTGCAGATGGAAGACCAGGCGCGCTCCATCGGAAGGCGGCTCTCCGCAGGGTATGTCGTGACGGGCAGCCTGAACGAAATCGGCAACAACATCAGCCTGGATGCCAAACTGATCGATGTTTCAGGCGCCAAGAAAACGGAACCGCTTTTTGCCGAAGAAAAGGGAATGGAAAACCTCGCCGCCGCTATCAACCAGATCATACAGCAGATGGCGGTTCATCTTCTGGCCAAGGCGGTCATTGCAGATGTGAAGATCCAGGGCAACGAGCGCATCGAAGCTGAAGCCATCAAGTTGAATATCAAGAGCAAGAAGGGGGAACTCCTCCGTTCGGAACAGGTGGCCGAAGATATCAAAGCCATATACAAGATGGGTTATTTCGAGAAGGTCGACGTGGAGGTGACCGACACATCGGCCGGCAAAGTCCTGACCTTCGTATTGCAGGAAAATCCCACGGTCCAGGAAGTGCGCATCAAGGGCAACAAAAAGATCAAGGAAAAGGATATCCTCGCAGCTATCGGCACCAGGCAGTACACGATCCTGCAAAAGAACGTGGTTGCCGAAGATGTACAGAAAATCTTGAAGCTTTACAGCCAGAAAGGCTATTACAACGCCGACGTGAAGACGCAGATCGAGTTTCCCAAAGATCCCCGAAAAGCGACGGTGGTCTTCGACATCGATGAAAAGAATAAGGTTTACATCAAGAAGATTTCCTTTACGGGGAACAAGAGTTTCTCGGGGCGCAAACTTCGTGGCATCATGCAGACCAAACAGAAGAGCGTGCTCTCCTGGGTCACCGATCGAGGCATTCTGCAGAAAGACATTATGGAAACGGATACGGATCGTTTGACCGTCTTCTATCATGATAAAGGGTTTATGGATGCCAAAGTGGGCACCCCTGAAATAACCCGCCGCGATGATGGTTTTTATATCAATATTCCCATAGATGAAGGGGAACGGTATAAGGTTACGAGTGTCAAGGTTTCCGGTGACCTGATCAAGGATGAGGAAAAGATCAAAGAGGATCTGAAATCGAAATCCGGTGAATATTTCAGTCGTGAAAAACTGCGTGAAGATATTGACTTTCTCAGCAAGAGCTACATGAACGAAGGGTATGCCTACGTGCAGGTGGATCCCGAAGTGAAGCGCAACGCAGAAGACCAGACGGCAGACATCACCTACAATATAAAAAAAGGGGAACTGGTGCATATCGGGAGAATCTACATCACCGGCAACACCAAGACTCGAGACAAGGTGATTCGGCGTGAAATGAAGCTGGCGGAAGGGGATACCTTCAATTCGACTAAAATGGAAGAGAGCATGACGAACCTCAAGAAGCTCGACTATTTTGAAGATGTGGAAATCACTCCTTCTCGAGGGGAACAATCCGATATCATGAATCTCAATGTCAAGGTGAAGGAAAAGCTCACCGGAGCCATCAGTGTGGGTGGCGGTTTTTCTTCGGACGACGGGCTCTTTGCCAGTGGTGAAATCATGCAGCGCAACCTCTTCGGAAGAGGGCAGTCGCTGGGCTTCAAGGCCTATCTGGGCCAGGACGCTTCGCGTTATGTCGCCAGCTTCACGGAACCGTGGCTTTTCGACAGGCATATCATTGCCGGGATCGACGTTTATGACTGGCTCAGGGAATACAACGATTTTACAAAGGATGCCATCGGGTTTAGAATCCGGACGGGTTATCCCTTTGGAAACTACAGCCGGTTGAATACCTATTACACGTTTGAAGATGCCGATGTTACGGATGTAGCGGATACGGCTTCAGTGTACATCAAATCTCAGGAGGGACGCCGCATCAAAAGCAGCATTACCATGGGCGTCGAGCGGGATACGACCAATCATCCCTTCCTGCCCACCAAGGGTACCATCAATGCGGTCTCTATGGAATTCTCCTCCCAGTACCTGGGCAGCGACAGCGATTTTATCAAGAGCGAAGTGCATTCGGGTTGGTATTTCCCGATTTACTGGAAGTTGGTGGGATTTGTGAGGGGGGAGTTTGGGTATATCGACGAAACGGATCCGGATAATCCCGTCCCCATCTATGAACGGTTTTTCCTGGGCGGAATCAATTCACTGCGTGCGTTCGACTGGGGGGATGTCGGCCCCAAGGATGAGCAGGGGGAGGTCATTGGCGGCTTGACCTATGGCGTGGCCAACTTTGAAGTCCTTTTCCCACTGATTGAAAAGCTGGGTGTACGGGGTGTTGTCTTTTTTGATGCGGGCAACGCTTATAACGATATTGACGAATTTGATGTGTCGAATTTCAGGACCGATGCCGGTGCAGGCATTCGATGGAATTCTCCGTTTGGACCTCTTCGCATCGAGTGGGGCTACAATTTGGACCCCGAACCCGGCGAAGACAATTCGAAATGGCAGTTTTCAGCAGGTGCATTTTTCTAA
- a CDS encoding ADP-ribosylglycohydrolase family protein yields the protein MNKLERYRGCLMGLAVGDALGTTLEFRAPGSFTPLTDMVGEGPFRLKPGEWTDDTSMALCLAESLIERRSFDPADQMERYLRWYREGHLSSNGRCFDIGNTVRDALLKFERMGEPYCGSTHPRSAGNGSIMRLAPVPLFYACNPEEAIEKSGESSKTTHGAATAVDACRYLGALIVGALNGATKEELLSSRYSPAPGYWDGHPLVSEIDAIARGSFKLKNPPEIKGTGYVVQSLEAALWAFHRSDSFKEGCLMAVNLGDDADTTGAVFGQLGGAFYGEQGIPSEWKERLVGRQLIDTFAAKLFEFASMGA from the coding sequence ATGAACAAACTGGAGAGATATAGAGGGTGCTTGATGGGATTGGCTGTCGGGGATGCCTTGGGAACGACTCTGGAGTTCCGGGCGCCGGGTTCCTTCACTCCTCTGACGGACATGGTGGGGGAAGGCCCCTTCAGGCTGAAGCCGGGGGAATGGACGGACGATACTTCGATGGCTCTTTGTCTGGCCGAGAGTCTCATTGAACGGCGGAGTTTCGATCCGGCGGATCAGATGGAACGGTATCTTCGCTGGTACAGGGAAGGGCATCTCAGCAGCAATGGACGATGCTTCGACATTGGGAACACGGTGAGAGATGCTCTCTTGAAGTTTGAAAGGATGGGTGAACCTTATTGCGGATCAACCCACCCCAGATCGGCTGGGAACGGCTCCATCATGCGTCTTGCACCTGTGCCCCTCTTCTACGCATGCAACCCCGAAGAGGCCATCGAGAAGTCCGGTGAGAGCTCTAAGACGACGCACGGCGCGGCAACGGCTGTGGATGCCTGCCGCTATCTGGGTGCGCTCATCGTTGGAGCACTGAACGGAGCGACGAAGGAAGAGTTGCTTTCATCTCGCTACAGCCCTGCGCCAGGGTACTGGGACGGGCACCCCCTGGTCTCCGAAATCGATGCCATCGCACGAGGCTCTTTTAAATTGAAGAACCCTCCCGAGATCAAAGGGACCGGCTACGTTGTTCAGTCCCTGGAAGCTGCACTCTGGGCCTTCCATCGGAGCGATTCCTTCAAAGAGGGATGTCTCATGGCGGTCAACCTTGGAGACGATGCCGATACCACCGGAGCAGTCTTTGGACAACTGGGAGGGGCCTTTTACGGCGAGCAGGGAATACCTTCTGAGTGGAAAGAAAGACTGGTTGGCCGTCAGCTGATCGATACCTTTGCCGCGAAGCTCTTCGAATTTGCCTCAATGGGTGCTTGA
- a CDS encoding RNA 2'-phosphotransferase encodes MRDYSGHNSLSQKRLENSIRLDTDRSLFPCPQCSSVEKTNVGIRHGKPVILIIYSGRMQKDGFSFYRSDNGVWLVESVPADCIEFPKD; translated from the coding sequence ATGCGAGATTATAGTGGGCACAATAGTCTTTCCCAAAAAAGACTTGAAAATTCAATCCGGCTTGATACGGACAGGAGCCTTTTTCCCTGTCCGCAATGTTCGTCTGTGGAAAAGACGAATGTTGGAATCCGCCACGGAAAGCCTGTGATCCTGATCATCTATTCCGGCCGTATGCAGAAGGATGGTTTCAGCTTCTACAGATCTGACAATGGCGTTTGGCTGGTAGAAAGCGTTCCCGCTGACTGTATTGAATTTCCAAAAGATTGA
- the fabZ gene encoding 3-hydroxyacyl-ACP dehydratase FabZ: MDILEILKILPHRYPFLLVDRVLESTSEELVALKNVTINEPFFQGHFPVQPIMPGVLIVEALAQAGGILAFEKLPELKSNAVYFMGMDKVRFRKPVRPGDQLILKLKMLKQRGVVFKMQGEAYVDNQLVAEAELMATIDQGKPEKSE; this comes from the coding sequence ATGGATATTCTGGAAATTCTTAAAATTTTACCTCACCGCTATCCATTTTTGCTGGTGGACCGTGTGCTGGAAAGCACATCCGAAGAATTGGTGGCGCTCAAGAATGTAACGATCAACGAACCCTTTTTTCAGGGCCATTTTCCCGTTCAACCCATTATGCCCGGTGTTCTCATCGTGGAAGCGCTGGCCCAGGCGGGGGGAATTCTCGCTTTTGAAAAACTGCCGGAACTGAAATCCAATGCGGTCTATTTCATGGGAATGGACAAGGTGCGGTTCCGCAAACCCGTGCGTCCCGGCGATCAGTTGATTTTGAAGCTGAAAATGCTCAAACAGCGTGGAGTCGTTTTCAAGATGCAGGGGGAAGCCTACGTCGACAATCAGCTTGTGGCGGAGGCGGAGCTCATGGCGACTATTGATCAGGGAAAGCCGGAAAAGAGTGAGTGA
- a CDS encoding ABC transporter ATP-binding protein: MNNLNHPVEVQTLGLTKVFGSGVHSIELFRDLDFVLRKGERIAIVGASGAGKSTLLHIIGTLEKPSSGKVLYGGKDIFLSDERELARFRNRHIGFVFQFHYLLPEFNALENVMMPGLIAGLPRGEIQSQSLALLERLGLSSRIRHRVGELSGGEQQRVAVARALLLRPSLFLADEPSGNLDSRTGRTLHELLVSLNEELGLTMVIVTHNVELASMMQRTFRLADGQLREE, encoded by the coding sequence ATGAATAACCTAAACCATCCCGTAGAAGTGCAAACGTTGGGTCTCACGAAGGTTTTCGGCAGCGGTGTGCATTCCATCGAGCTTTTCAGGGACCTGGATTTTGTCCTGCGCAAAGGGGAACGCATCGCCATCGTCGGTGCCTCGGGAGCCGGAAAGTCCACTCTGCTCCACATCATAGGAACATTGGAAAAACCCAGCAGCGGAAAAGTACTCTATGGGGGGAAGGATATCTTTCTCTCCGACGAGCGGGAACTGGCGCGGTTCCGAAATCGGCACATCGGCTTTGTTTTCCAGTTTCATTACCTTTTGCCGGAGTTCAATGCCCTGGAAAACGTGATGATGCCCGGTCTGATAGCGGGCTTGCCACGGGGAGAGATCCAGTCGCAGTCTCTGGCTCTGCTGGAGCGTTTGGGGCTCTCCAGCCGTATTCGGCATCGGGTGGGGGAACTTTCAGGAGGAGAACAGCAGCGAGTAGCCGTGGCGCGTGCACTTCTTCTGCGGCCGAGCCTCTTTCTGGCGGATGAGCCCAGCGGTAACCTGGACAGCCGAACGGGGCGGACGCTGCATGAACTGTTGGTCTCTCTCAATGAAGAGCTTGGTTTGACGATGGTGATCGTGACTCATAATGTGGAGTTGGCTTCTATGATGCAAAGAACTTTTCGACTGGCGGATGGGCAACTGAGGGAAGAATGA
- a CDS encoding HIT family protein, whose protein sequence is MAGTCKFCRIIAGELESHRIFEDDISLVFLDHRPLFPGHCLLIPKHHYSTMLDLPEEIIGPLFSNAKLMARAVEAGLSAEGSFVAVNNRISQSVPHLHIHIVPRRKKDGLKGFFWPRNPYRDEAHITEVQDALRRTVEQIRSTPSP, encoded by the coding sequence ATGGCCGGAACATGCAAATTTTGCAGGATCATTGCAGGAGAACTGGAGAGTCACAGGATCTTTGAGGATGACATATCCCTTGTCTTTCTGGATCATCGGCCGCTATTCCCCGGACACTGCCTCCTGATTCCAAAACACCACTATTCAACCATGCTCGATCTACCCGAGGAGATCATCGGTCCGCTGTTCTCCAATGCCAAACTGATGGCGAGAGCCGTTGAAGCAGGACTCTCGGCTGAAGGCTCCTTCGTTGCAGTCAATAACCGGATCAGCCAGAGCGTGCCCCATCTGCACATCCATATCGTCCCCAGGCGGAAGAAAGATGGACTGAAAGGATTCTTCTGGCCTCGCAATCCGTACAGGGATGAAGCCCACATCACAGAGGTCCAGGATGCTCTTCGTAGAACTGTGGAGCAGATTCGCTCAACACCAAGCCCCTGA
- the lpxD gene encoding UDP-3-O-(3-hydroxymyristoyl)glucosamine N-acyltransferase has protein sequence MTESDNRNNKKKSFSLGELAGHLRAAVKGNPEIRIEGVGSLEDACPGQLSFISDKKYLSLLSQTKASALIVSPALQDIDFPLLVCKQPYLALARVGQLFVEPPFLPPGIHDSVCLGENIQLGEDVRVGPLVQIGNHSEIGRGTRIYGGAYIGAGVSLGQDCLIYPGVTILDGCRIGNRVTIHSGTVIGADGFGFAQDEEGHHVKIPQVGIVQIDDDVEIGANCTIDRATFGRTWVQRGTKIDNLVMLAHNVVVGEHSIIVSQVGISGSTRLGKHVILAGQVGVVGHIEIGDGVRIGAKAGVSRSIKAGQDVAGIPALPHREWLRVMGNLRRLPQYKDELMDLKKKIAELEASLHRE, from the coding sequence ATGACAGAGAGTGACAACAGAAATAATAAGAAGAAGTCATTTTCGTTGGGGGAGCTGGCCGGGCATTTGAGAGCTGCCGTCAAAGGAAACCCGGAAATCCGCATCGAAGGAGTGGGCTCCCTTGAGGATGCTTGTCCCGGCCAGCTGAGCTTCATTTCCGATAAAAAGTACCTATCCCTTTTATCCCAAACCAAAGCATCTGCTTTGATCGTGTCCCCAGCCCTTCAAGACATCGATTTTCCCCTTCTGGTATGCAAGCAGCCCTATCTTGCTCTGGCCAGGGTTGGGCAGCTTTTCGTGGAGCCGCCTTTTCTCCCCCCTGGAATTCATGATAGCGTCTGCCTCGGAGAAAACATTCAGTTGGGGGAGGATGTTCGCGTCGGTCCCCTAGTGCAAATCGGGAATCATTCTGAGATCGGCCGTGGTACCCGTATTTACGGGGGAGCCTATATCGGGGCCGGAGTCAGCCTGGGGCAGGATTGTCTCATTTACCCGGGTGTAACCATTTTGGATGGGTGTCGCATCGGAAACCGGGTCACCATACACTCGGGGACAGTCATTGGAGCGGACGGATTTGGATTCGCGCAGGATGAAGAGGGGCATCACGTGAAAATTCCCCAGGTGGGGATCGTTCAGATCGATGATGATGTGGAAATTGGTGCCAACTGCACCATCGACCGGGCCACTTTCGGGCGGACATGGGTGCAGCGGGGAACGAAAATAGACAATCTGGTCATGCTGGCACACAATGTCGTGGTGGGAGAGCATTCCATCATCGTGTCCCAGGTTGGAATCTCCGGAAGCACTCGCCTCGGAAAACATGTGATTTTGGCAGGCCAGGTGGGAGTCGTCGGGCACATAGAAATCGGCGATGGAGTTCGCATTGGAGCCAAGGCGGGAGTGAGCCGTTCGATCAAGGCCGGCCAGGATGTGGCGGGAATTCCTGCTCTGCCCCACAGGGAATGGCTTAGGGTCATGGGAAATTTGAGGCGCCTTCCACAATACAAGGATGAACTCATGGACCTCAAGAAGAAGATCGCTGAACTCGAAGCATCTTTGCACAGGGAATGA
- a CDS encoding metal-dependent hydrolase produces the protein MPTIISHTFVAIAAAKAFAPADVPRGFYLASVVCSILPDADVLAFRFGIPYHHLFGHRGFFHSLTFAVILSGLVTFALLRDAEILPKRSLFYFLFFFLVTASHGILDALTDGGLGIALFAPFDSERYFFPWTPIKVSPIGLKAFFSHWGYMVLKSELLWVWLPSTLLMVLALFIRAALRRL, from the coding sequence GTGCCCACTATAATCTCGCATACTTTCGTTGCCATTGCCGCCGCAAAGGCATTTGCACCTGCAGATGTTCCTCGCGGTTTTTACCTGGCATCGGTTGTCTGCTCGATTCTTCCCGATGCCGATGTCTTGGCCTTCCGCTTCGGTATTCCTTACCATCACCTCTTTGGACACAGAGGTTTTTTCCATTCGCTCACCTTTGCAGTGATCTTGAGCGGACTTGTTACGTTTGCATTGCTCCGGGATGCGGAGATTCTACCGAAGCGCTCGCTCTTCTATTTCCTGTTCTTTTTCCTTGTGACTGCAAGCCACGGGATATTGGATGCTTTGACTGATGGAGGCCTTGGGATCGCACTTTTTGCTCCCTTCGATAGCGAGAGGTACTTCTTCCCATGGACTCCGATCAAGGTTTCTCCCATCGGTCTCAAAGCATTCTTTAGTCATTGGGGTTACATGGTCCTGAAAAGTGAGCTTCTGTGGGTCTGGCTTCCATCGACCCTGCTCATGGTGCTCGCACTGTTCATTCGGGCTGCATTGCGAAGGCTCTGA